AACACACTGGCGTCGGGCAATAGGTTAAAATCCTCTACGCCTTTTGCTGGGCTGTAGTCTTTATGATGCACTAAGCTGAAGTGATCTTTAGCAAGTACCTGTGTATGAAACCTTTCGGTTTGATAAGGCAGCGCTAACAACGCTAAGTCAATTTGTCCATGCTCAAGCTTATCGAGTAGCTTGTCGCTGGTATCCTCAACAAGTACCAACTCTAAATCGCAAAAAGTTTGCTTACAAAAGTGATACAAAGGCGCAGCTATAAAGCTTGCAATAGTAGGAATTACCCCGACTACTAACTTACCACTAAGCGGTGTTAAAAAGCTTTTAGTTAGCTCTTTTAGGCTAATTGTATCATTTATAATTTTACGAGAGCGCTCTACCACCTCCTCACCAATACTAGTGAACATAAGGCTACGGTTTTCTCGCTCGATAAGTTGACAACCCAGCGTTTCCTCAAGATTTTGAATTGCACTACTTAAGGTAGACTGCCCTATAAAGCAGGCACTGGCTGCACGGCCAAAATGCTGGTGTTGATGCACAGCTAATAAATATTGCAGCTGCTTAATACTTGGAAGATTGGTCATTTTTTCTTTCCACAAATAAAAAGACCCCAACACCTAGGGCGTTGAGATCTTTTCAAGCTAAAAGTCTTTGAGTACTTTTTTTATTAAACCCCAAACGCGGTTCTTAGTACGTAGAAAATAACAATAGCAAGGGCAGCGCCAACTGGCAACGTTATTACCCAAGAAACTACAATGTTTCTGATAACGCCCATGTTAAGTGCGCCAATACCACGTGCCATACCTACACCTAACACGGCACCCACTAAGGTTTGTGTAGTAGAGATTGGCATACCAGTACCTGATGCAATAACAACGGTAGACGCAGCAGCTAATTCGGCAGCAAAACCACGGCTTGGTGTTAAATGCGTAATGCCTTCACCAATGGTTTTAATTACTTTTTTACCCAAAATAGCTAGGCCAGCAACAATACCAAAACCGCCTAGAGGTAATATCCACCATGCAATAGCTGCTTTCTTAGCAATTTCACCATTGCTTTCAACAATGTTCACAACAGCTGCTAATGGACCAATTGCATTAGCTACATCGTTTGAGCCGTGCGCAAATGCCATACAACAAGCTGTTAATACCATTAATACCGCAAATACTTTTTCTACGTTATTAAATTGCATTTGTTTATCGGCTTTAGGGTCGATATTTAAACGTGAAATCGCAATTTTACCAATAATAGCCACAAGCACAGCAATCGCGATTGCGATTAAGTAGCCTTCGGTAGCACCTAGGTTAATACCAATATGCTTTAAGCCTTTTTTAATAGTCACAAGCGCCATAATAAAGCCCGCTAAACCCATGTACAGAGGCACAAAGCGTTTTGCGTTTTTAAGAGGCGCATCGGTATCAAAAATCAGCTTTTGTGCACTCATAAAAATTAAGTACGCAATAAAGCCAGATATAGCTGGGGTTATGATCCAGCTACCAACAATACCACCTACTTTATTCCATTGAATTGCTTCTGTACCTACTGCTACTAGTGCAAAACCAATAATTGCACCAATGATTGAGTGGGTAGTTGAAACAGGCCAACCTAAAAATGAAGCAATTAATAGCCAAGAACCCGCTGCAAATAATGCAGAGATCATACCTAAAACCATTAAATCAGGGAGTGCAGCAAAAGGTGCTGCATCAATAATTCCTTTACGAATTGTTGATGTAACTTCACCACCTGCTAAATAAGCACCTGCAAACTCAAAAATCATCGCAATTAAAATTGCTTGTTTAATTGTTAGTGCTTTAGAACCTACTGAAGTACCCATCGCATTAGCAACGTCGTTCGCGCCAATACCATAAGCCATAAAAAAGCCGACTGCTGCGGCAATTAAAATTAATACCGTGCCGTAAGATGCAATGATATCCATTGTGTAACCTTAATCTTTCGTTTTTGAACTGATTTTAAATTAACGAGCTAGCATCAGCTCAAGACGTGATCCTACGCGCTCTGCAATATCTGCAAGTTCACCAACCCATTCAATGATTTTATATAAAAACATAACATCAATTGGGTTTAGCTCACTTTCTACATCACGTAGTTGGCGGCGTACCTTTATTTGCATATCATCCGTGTCTTGTTCTATGGCATCCAATTCTACGAGCATTTTTTCTACTAAAGTCACTTCGCGACCTTTAAAGCCCGTTTCTAGCAATTCTTCTAGCTCATTAATTGCTTTAGATGCTTGTTTAGTTGCATCTACACAGCGAGTTAAATAAGCTAAAAAGTCTGTTTGCATTACTTTAGGAATGGTCATTTCACGACCAATCACTCGTCCTGCAATATCTTTTGCTTTATTAGCAATTTTATCTTGTTGAGTTACTAATTCGAGCAGATCTGTACGCTCTACCGGCATGAATAAACCACGCGGTAGTTGTAAGCGTATATCTCTTTTCATATCATCAGCTTCACGCTCTAAATTACGAATGGTTATGCGTAGCTCTTCAGCTTGCTGCCACTCTTCTTTAAATACGTGATTAAAAAAAGGTATCAAGGCTTTACTAGCTTGATGCACTTTATTGATGTGTTCTTCCATTGGTTTGATAGGAGATTTTGCAAATACTCCTAGAAACGCGTTTGTAGGCATAACTGACCCTTTAATCAAATTGATATGCTTTGCAGCATTAATTTTACAGTATTAACCACGATTGTGAACGCTTTTTATTATTTCACCGTGGCTTACAATGCATAAAGCGGCACTCAGCCGCTTTAGTAAAAAAGAATGATAGGTAAAATCTTATAGCGATTTTTCTATATCTTCTTGAGATGTATGACGAATATCTTTGCCGTTAACAAAATAAATGATGTATTCAGCGATATTCTGGCAACGGTCGCCAATACGCTCTAATGAGCGTACAGACCACACTAAATCCATAATTTTAGGAATTGAGCGTGGATCTTCCATCATGTAAGTCATAATTTGACGTGTGATTGCTTCATATTCACGGTCAACTTTTGCATCTTCTTTATGTACTTCAAAAGCGCGTTGCACATCCATACGCGCAAATGCATCAAGTACGTCATGTAGCATTTTTAAAACTTGGCGACCCATGTTTTCAATATTCACTAATAAATCTTGCTGATCTTTAGTAAATGAATCCAAAGCTACTTTAGCAATGCGCTCTGCTTCATCGCCAATGCGCTCTAAATCTGCAATCGTTTTTGCAATGGCCACTACCAAGCGTAAATCACTTGCCGCAGGCTGACGACGCGCAATAATGCGCGTACATTCATCATCAATGCTCACTTCCATTGCATTAACTTTGTAATCGTTCTGACGTACTTTTTGTGCTAGTTCAGCATCGTTACGGCTTACTGCATCAAGTGCACTGCTTAGCTGCTGCTCAACTAAGCCACCCATGCTAAGTACATGGTTACGAACATTTTCTAGCTCTTGGTTAAAGCGCCCAGAAATATGCTTATTTATATTATGTTCCATAATTACCTTCTCTTAAATTCGTTTACAACACTAAAACGTATACGACTAGCCGTAACGGCCTGTAATGTAGTCTTCCGTTTTCTTTTTGCTTGGCGTTGTAAATAAGGTATTTGTGTCTGAGTATTCAATCAACTCACCCATGTACATAAAGGCCGTTTGATCAGATACACGCGCTGCTTGTTGCATGTTGTGCGTAACAATTACTACGGTAAATTTGTTCTTTAAATCGTTAATTAGCTCTTCAATAACCAAAGTAGAAATTGGGTCAAGTGCCGATGTTGGTTCATCAAGTAATAGTACTTCAGGTTCAATCGCAATTGAACGGGCAATAACTAAACGTTGTTGCTGACCACCAGATAAGCCAAATGCACTATCGTGCAATCTGTCTTTTACTTCATCCCAAAGCGCAGCACCACGAAGTGATTGCTCTACTACTTCGTCTAACTTACGCTTTTCTTTAATACCTTGTAAGCGTAGGCCATAAACCACATTTTCATAAATTGATTTGGGAAATGGGTTGGGACGCTGAAACACCATACCCACGTTACGACGAAGCGCGGCTACATCTACACTTTTATCGTAAATGTTTTGCCCGTGAAGCAAGATTTCACCTTCAATACGACACACATCAACTAAATCGTTCATGCGGTTAATACAACGCAATAGCGTTGATTTACCACAACCCGATGGACCGATAAACGCCGTTACCTGGCCTTTTGGGATGTTCATATTAACGTTACTTAATGCTTGCTTTTCACCATAGTAAAGATCAAGGTCCTTAATCTCTAACGCTTTTTGGTCATCAGTTAAGTTTTCTAAGTCTAACTTCAAGCTTTTGTTGGCTTGGTTTACTTGTGGAGCGACTGTAATCATGTTTGTTACCTATAATTCTTTACTAATTAGTGTTCAAGCGATCTGAATTTTTCACGTAAATGGTTACGTATGCCTATCGCTGTTATGTTGAGGGTAATAATCACCGACACTAATAAGAAGGCCGTTGCGTATACCAGCGGGCGTGCCGCTTCAACATTAGGGCTTTGAAAGCCCACATCATAAATATGAAAGCCTAAGTGCATAAACTTTCTATCTAAGTGAAAATAAGGGAAGTTGCCATCAAGTGGTAACGTAGGGGCCATTTTTACAACACCTACAAGCATTAACGGCGCAACTTCACCGGCCGCACGAGCAACAGCAAGTATTAAACCTGTCATAATTGCTGGGCTTGCCATAGGAATAATAATACGCCATAAGGTTTCAACCTTGGTTGCACCAAGCGCTAATGAACCATCACGCACTGTACTAGGAATACGCGATAAACCTTCCTCGGTTGATACAATAACCACCGGTAATGTAAGAATAGCTAATGTAAGCGCAGACCACATAACACCCGGCGTACCAAATACTGGCGTTGGCGCAGCTTCTGGGTAAAATAATTGGTCAAGGCTTCCACCTAGCATGTATACAAAAAAGCCTAAGCCAAATACACCGTATACAATAGACGGTACACCAGCAAGGTTAATTACCGCTATACGAATCATTTTAGTTACTGCGTTTTTAGCTGCGTACTCATGTAAGTATATTGCGGCTACTACGCCAAATGGAGTCACAATAACCGCCATTAACATAACCATAAATACAGTACCAAATATAGCTGGGAATACGCCGCCTTCGGTGTTTGCTTCACGTGGGTCGTCTGAAATAAACTTACCAAGCTGCACAAAGTAATGACCTAGCTTTGAGAAAAAGCCCATGTCATTCGGTAACCAAAAATCAAGTACCTGATAAAGTGGAATTGTTACCACTTCACCGCGCATGTCTTTAACTAATACTTGGTCGCGCTTCGCTTGCTTGCGCAAAGCAAATAGCTCTTTTTCAAGTACTGCGTATTCACTACGTAACTGGGCACGTGCATTTGCAAGCTCAGCAACACGTTCATCAGTTAGCTCATCATCAAGTAAGTACGCTTTTTCTTGTAAGCGTAAACGCTCAAGCTCGTAGTTAATATGACCAATATCGCCATTTTGTAAGTCTAGCGCTTCATCGTTTAAGTCAACCGCACGCTCGACTAGCTCATACAAGGTTTCTATTTTATTACCAGTGACTGGCTCGCCGTCTTTAATTACGCCTTCAATGTAACCGTAAAAGTTACCGTTTTTACTACGCTCAAATACAGCCAATGTAGCCGGCGTTGTTTGCGTTTTAATATCGGTTTCAAGTATCCAACGAAAATCTAGGTCTACGTATTCACGGTTACCCGTTTTAATAAGTAAACGCTCAACTTCTTCTTTATTAAAGTCAGAAACATCTATGCCTGTCGCGGCTAAACGTGCTGTAGGCACTAGCTCACGGTCATAAACTTCACCAATAATAGTTTGTTTTGAAATAGACCCTTCAAGCTCAAATTGAACTACTTCCGATGCCCAGAAAAAGCTTAATCCTTTCCAAGCTATCATTGCTAATAAACCTAGAACTGAGATTAAGCTGATGCTCACTGCACCACCTGTCATCCAAATCCAGGGAGAACCAGACTTAAACCACTGCTTTACCATGTCGTGTCTCTCCACTTACATTGAGCTGTATTTTTCACGCAGCTGCTGACGAACAAACTCAGCCACTGTGTTAAAAATAAAGGTGAATATGAATAATACAAATGCTGCTAAGAATAAGATTCTATAGTGCGAGCTGCCTACTTCCGACTCTGGCATTTCTACTGCAATGTTTGCTGCAAGCGTTCGCATGCCTTGGAAAATACTCCAATCCATAATTGGGGTATTACCCGTTGCCATTAATACAATCATGGTTTCGCCTACTGCACGGCCAAGTCCCATCATAACCGCAGAGAAAATACCTGGGCTTGCTGTTAAAAGTACAACGCGTACTAATGTTTGCCACTGCGTGGCACCTAATGCAAGTGAGCCATTTGATAAGTGCTTAGGAACACTAAATACGGCATCTTCTGCAATTGAGAAAATAGTAGGAATAACCGCAAAGCCCATCGCAATACCAACAACTAACGAGTTACGTTGGTCAAACGTCATACCTAATTCATTAGTTAAATACTGACGAACATTGCCATCAAACATCCAAAGCTCTACTGTTTCGCTCATCGCAAACGAGAACCAGCCAATTAATAGCACAACCGGAATCAATAAGATTGAATGAGACCCTTCAGGAATTTTATGACGAATACTTGCCGGAAGTTTTGTCCAACCCAGCGCTGTTGCTAGCACACCTAACGGTAGCAGCACGAGTAAACCAACAATAGCTGGTAAGTGTTCTTCAATAAGTGGCGCCAACCAAAGACCTGCTAAAAAGCCTAATATTACGGTTGGTAATGCTTCCATAATTTCTACGGTTGGCTTAACAACTTTACGCAGCTCGCTCGACATAAAGTAAGCGGTGTAAATAGCGGCAGAAAGCGCAATAGGTACCGCAAATAACATGGCGTAAAGCGCTGCTTTTAACGTACCAAACGAAATTGGAACCAATGAAAATTTAGATTCAAAGTCATCACTGGCCGACGTAGATTGCCAAATGTAACCAGGCTCTGGGTAACCTTCGTACCACACTTCTTGCCAAAGTGCAGACCACGTCACTTCAGGGTGTTCGTTATGAATTTCTAAAACGGTTAGGTTGTTATCAGCTAAAATGAGTGCTGCATTTGAGCGCGGCGCAATTGCAAAGTTTTTAATTTCACCTTCGCTTACTTTACCCTGCCAAAGTTTTGCCTCGCTTGTGGTGTAATAAACACCTAGCTCACCATTGCTGCTTGTAGTAAAGAATGTACGACGGTAAAACTCAGTAAAAATATTCAGCTTGCTTTGTTTTGCTGTCTCAAACGAGCGAATTTTTTGATACTCACGGCCATCGTCAGTGTTAACTTCAAACCACTGCGATACTTCACCGTTATCGTTAGCAAGCATAAGCGAATTAGCACCCGCTAATAGTTGCGCTGATACTAAGTTAGCATTTTCTTCATTCGCTGAAAGCAGTTGAATTTGCTCAACTTCACTTGGGTAGCGCGTGTCGTAAACATAAATTTGATTAGCCGAGCGAACAAAAGTACGGGTGGTGTCTGGCGAAATTAATAGCTCATCAACACGGCCTTCAATATTTAGCTCGGTACGCTCGACAACCCATTCAACTTCACCGGTAAACATGTTTTCTTCAGCAACAAAGCTGCTAAATAAAACGCGCTTATCTTCGGTAAGGGCTACAACGGCTGTTTTATCTTCGTAGTGGCTAAACGCAAAACGCTTAATTGCTGCGCCTTGGTCATCAACTTCGAGTGCCATTTTACCTAATGGGTAATCTAGACGCGGTGTTAGTTTTCTTTCGTTGTTAGGAAAGGTAACTAAAAACTTAGGTGCAACCAGCACCACGGTGCCATTTTCTAAGCCAAATGCATAATGCCCCTGAAACGGTGCACTGTTTGCAAAGCTTGATGTATCACTTGGTAACTCGGCATTTAACGTTTTAAGTTTTTTACCAAAACTACCATCCTGAACACTATAAAAATCAACTGTTCCTTGCTGACTAAGTAAAAAAGCAACTTCTGTTTGCTCTTCTACACCTAAGCCCACAATTTGCTCAGCATTAGCAACATTAAAACTATTACGTTTTTCTACTTTTGCTGATTCAAAAATTGGTTGTACTACATAAAGAAGGTAAAAGAATATTAATAACAATGCTATTAATACCATTACTCCGCCTGCGGTTATGCCAAACTGGGCAAACCGATCCTTAAATAGACGGCTTCGATCCGTATTAAAAGTCGGTTTATTCGGATTGGAAGTCATCAAAACACCCTTAAATTCTAACGTTCTATAAATTATATTTCATCAAGATGACAGTAATGTTACAGATGTAATAAATACCCGTTCAAAAGCTAAAAACTCAGTCCGTTTTTCTAAAGTGAGGTGACTCAATGAATTAAATTTGTTTAAACGCATAAATGAGACAGTTTAAAAGCATCTATTTATGCATTGATAAGATCACTAAAGCCCCAATTTGTCATAACGAGCTAAATATACTTACTTAACGTTTTGACTGAGCCTTATTGAAGCTAAAAAAGAAAAATTAAGCGCATTTAATGATTTTAAGCTCATAATTCACCTAAAATAATACAAATGGATATAAAGTCATGTAAACTTTTAGTGCAAATTCATTAGCTAATTTGAACTAATCAAGCCTTTTATTGGACAAATAAATTAACGAAGACAATACTCATTGCATGTGCAATTAATAAAAACAACTAAAGGAAACGATCAAAAAACAGCCGCACCAGTAGAAATAACTAATAATAAACAATTAGTTTTTATAGTTACAAAATACCCACTATACTTAAACAAAGAGCGATTAATGCCTACGCATTTAAATTTTCAGGCTTAGAGAGAGTTATTTATGAAGCAGTTGGTTATTACCATTTTAGGGCAAGACCGCCCCGGTTTAGTAGAAAACATTTCATCTGTTATCTTGCAAAATAACGGTAACTGGCTAAGCAGTAATTTAAGCCATTTACTGGGTCATTTTGCTGGTATTATCCAAATTGAAGTGGCAGAAGAGCATTTTCAATCATTACAAAATGCGTTAAATGCACTACCTAAACTCGATGTACGTATCGAAACAGGCAATACAGAAATAGAACCGAGCGCTAAAGAGCAAATTAATTTTGTGATAACAGGAAATGACCGTCCAGGCATTGTGCAAGAGCTGGCGAGCGTAATTCGTCATAAGGGCGCCAACATTACGCATTTAAACTCAAGGCAACAAAGTGCACCTAATTGGGGAGTGCCTATTTTTAGCGCAGTTGCGACAGTTACATTACCAACAGGTATGAATAAAGAAGAAGTAATTGATGCACTAGAGTCGATTACTAGTGACTTAATTGTTGATATTGAAGAAGCTTAAACTTTGAATTTGTAATAAAAATGACACGGATGTCATTTTTATGTCATCAAAAAACATTATATTTTTTACCTAAAGAAATAGTTCAAACGCTTGATGGCTTGCCTTTGGCGAGCCTCTAAAAATTAAATGTATTAACCCCGACTTACCTAAGCATATCCTAATAACGGACTAGAATATGAATGCCCATATAGAGCAATCTCACGCAACAGAATACTTTGCTAAAGAGCTAAGCTGGCTCTCGTTTAGTGAACGCGTGTTACAAGAAGCAAAAGACAAAAATAACCCAATTATTGAACGGATGCGCTTTTTAGGTATTTTTTCTAACAATTTAGATGAATTTTTTAGGGTACGTGTAGCAGATGTAAAGCGCAGAATTTTACTAAATAAGCTCCCTGATGCTAATTTTGAAGAAGATGAAATACTCCTAGCTGAAATACAAAAAAAAGTTCTACAACTTGGAAAAAAGTTTAACCAAATACATCAACTTGTTTTAAATGACCTAAACAACCACAACATCCACGTTAGTCGCCCTGATGAACTAAGTAAATTTCATTTAAATTGGTTAAAAAAATACTTTCATGACCATGTGCTACAACACACTTCCCCTATTTTACTTAACGAAAATAAAGATTACTCAGATTACATCAACGACACCATGACCTATCTATTTGTAGAAATGAGTGACGAAAAAAGCCATTACGCCATGCTTGAAGTACCTACGGATAGAGTTGAGCGGTTTATAAACCTACCACCAGAAAAAACACGCCGCCATAAAACCATTGTGATGCTTGATGATGTTATCTCTTATTTTTTAAATGATGTATTTAGTAGCTTTTTTTCGTTTAAAAGCATTGAAGGTTATGCAATAAAGTTAACGCGAGACGCACAGTACAATCTAGATGATGAACTAGAAGAAGGCCTGCTTGATAAAATGTCAAAGGGCTTAAAGCAGCGTATTTATGCTGAGCCTGTACGCCTTGTTTATGACGGGGCCATGCCTGAAGAAATGCTAAAAGTAATGAAAAAGCGCCTTGGTGTAACACACCATGATGCGCTTATTCCTGGCGGACGGTATCGTAACTTTAGAGACTTTATTGCATTTCCTAATGTAGGCCGCCAATATTTAGAAAACAAACCTTTACCTGCATTACAAAGTAGCGCATTTAATAAACACGCCAGTGTATTTGATGCTATTACCGAGCAAGACATTCTTCTTTACTACCCGTACCATACGTTTAACCATGTACTTGAATATGTACGCCAAGCAGCGTTTGATCCAAAGGTTACGCAAATTAAAGTAAACATTTACCGTGTAGCGAGTAAATCACGGCTCATATCGTCTTTAATTAATGCGGCTAAAAACGGCAAGCTGGTCACGGTTATGGTAGAGCTTAAAGCCCGCTTTGATGAGCAAAATAATATTGA
The sequence above is drawn from the Pseudoalteromonas espejiana DSM 9414 genome and encodes:
- the phoU gene encoding phosphate signaling complex protein PhoU, which encodes MEHNINKHISGRFNQELENVRNHVLSMGGLVEQQLSSALDAVSRNDAELAQKVRQNDYKVNAMEVSIDDECTRIIARRQPAASDLRLVVAIAKTIADLERIGDEAERIAKVALDSFTKDQQDLLVNIENMGRQVLKMLHDVLDAFARMDVQRAFEVHKEDAKVDREYEAITRQIMTYMMEDPRSIPKIMDLVWSVRSLERIGDRCQNIAEYIIYFVNGKDIRHTSQEDIEKSL
- a CDS encoding inorganic phosphate transporter, which produces MDIIASYGTVLILIAAAVGFFMAYGIGANDVANAMGTSVGSKALTIKQAILIAMIFEFAGAYLAGGEVTSTIRKGIIDAAPFAALPDLMVLGMISALFAAGSWLLIASFLGWPVSTTHSIIGAIIGFALVAVGTEAIQWNKVGGIVGSWIITPAISGFIAYLIFMSAQKLIFDTDAPLKNAKRFVPLYMGLAGFIMALVTIKKGLKHIGINLGATEGYLIAIAIAVLVAIIGKIAISRLNIDPKADKQMQFNNVEKVFAVLMVLTACCMAFAHGSNDVANAIGPLAAVVNIVESNGEIAKKAAIAWWILPLGGFGIVAGLAILGKKVIKTIGEGITHLTPSRGFAAELAAASTVVIASGTGMPISTTQTLVGAVLGVGMARGIGALNMGVIRNIVVSWVITLPVGAALAIVIFYVLRTAFGV
- a CDS encoding glycine cleavage system protein R translates to MKQLVITILGQDRPGLVENISSVILQNNGNWLSSNLSHLLGHFAGIIQIEVAEEHFQSLQNALNALPKLDVRIETGNTEIEPSAKEQINFVITGNDRPGIVQELASVIRHKGANITHLNSRQQSAPNWGVPIFSAVATVTLPTGMNKEEVIDALESITSDLIVDIEEA
- a CDS encoding ABC transporter permease subunit: MTSNPNKPTFNTDRSRLFKDRFAQFGITAGGVMVLIALLLIFFYLLYVVQPIFESAKVEKRNSFNVANAEQIVGLGVEEQTEVAFLLSQQGTVDFYSVQDGSFGKKLKTLNAELPSDTSSFANSAPFQGHYAFGLENGTVVLVAPKFLVTFPNNERKLTPRLDYPLGKMALEVDDQGAAIKRFAFSHYEDKTAVVALTEDKRVLFSSFVAEENMFTGEVEWVVERTELNIEGRVDELLISPDTTRTFVRSANQIYVYDTRYPSEVEQIQLLSANEENANLVSAQLLAGANSLMLANDNGEVSQWFEVNTDDGREYQKIRSFETAKQSKLNIFTEFYRRTFFTTSSNGELGVYYTTSEAKLWQGKVSEGEIKNFAIAPRSNAALILADNNLTVLEIHNEHPEVTWSALWQEVWYEGYPEPGYIWQSTSASDDFESKFSLVPISFGTLKAALYAMLFAVPIALSAAIYTAYFMSSELRKVVKPTVEIMEALPTVILGFLAGLWLAPLIEEHLPAIVGLLVLLPLGVLATALGWTKLPASIRHKIPEGSHSILLIPVVLLIGWFSFAMSETVELWMFDGNVRQYLTNELGMTFDQRNSLVVGIAMGFAVIPTIFSIAEDAVFSVPKHLSNGSLALGATQWQTLVRVVLLTASPGIFSAVMMGLGRAVGETMIVLMATGNTPIMDWSIFQGMRTLAANIAVEMPESEVGSSHYRILFLAAFVLFIFTFIFNTVAEFVRQQLREKYSSM
- the pstB gene encoding phosphate ABC transporter ATP-binding protein PstB, translating into MITVAPQVNQANKSLKLDLENLTDDQKALEIKDLDLYYGEKQALSNVNMNIPKGQVTAFIGPSGCGKSTLLRCINRMNDLVDVCRIEGEILLHGQNIYDKSVDVAALRRNVGMVFQRPNPFPKSIYENVVYGLRLQGIKEKRKLDEVVEQSLRGAALWDEVKDRLHDSAFGLSGGQQQRLVIARSIAIEPEVLLLDEPTSALDPISTLVIEELINDLKNKFTVVIVTHNMQQAARVSDQTAFMYMGELIEYSDTNTLFTTPSKKKTEDYITGRYG
- the pstA gene encoding phosphate ABC transporter permease PstA, translated to MVKQWFKSGSPWIWMTGGAVSISLISVLGLLAMIAWKGLSFFWASEVVQFELEGSISKQTIIGEVYDRELVPTARLAATGIDVSDFNKEEVERLLIKTGNREYVDLDFRWILETDIKTQTTPATLAVFERSKNGNFYGYIEGVIKDGEPVTGNKIETLYELVERAVDLNDEALDLQNGDIGHINYELERLRLQEKAYLLDDELTDERVAELANARAQLRSEYAVLEKELFALRKQAKRDQVLVKDMRGEVVTIPLYQVLDFWLPNDMGFFSKLGHYFVQLGKFISDDPREANTEGGVFPAIFGTVFMVMLMAVIVTPFGVVAAIYLHEYAAKNAVTKMIRIAVINLAGVPSIVYGVFGLGFFVYMLGGSLDQLFYPEAAPTPVFGTPGVMWSALTLAILTLPVVIVSTEEGLSRIPSTVRDGSLALGATKVETLWRIIIPMASPAIMTGLILAVARAAGEVAPLMLVGVVKMAPTLPLDGNFPYFHLDRKFMHLGFHIYDVGFQSPNVEAARPLVYATAFLLVSVIITLNITAIGIRNHLREKFRSLEH
- a CDS encoding TIGR00153 family protein produces the protein MPTNAFLGVFAKSPIKPMEEHINKVHQASKALIPFFNHVFKEEWQQAEELRITIRNLEREADDMKRDIRLQLPRGLFMPVERTDLLELVTQQDKIANKAKDIAGRVIGREMTIPKVMQTDFLAYLTRCVDATKQASKAINELEELLETGFKGREVTLVEKMLVELDAIEQDTDDMQIKVRRQLRDVESELNPIDVMFLYKIIEWVGELADIAERVGSRLELMLAR
- a CDS encoding hydrogen peroxide-inducible genes activator, with product MTNLPSIKQLQYLLAVHQHQHFGRAASACFIGQSTLSSAIQNLEETLGCQLIERENRSLMFTSIGEEVVERSRKIINDTISLKELTKSFLTPLSGKLVVGVIPTIASFIAAPLYHFCKQTFCDLELVLVEDTSDKLLDKLEHGQIDLALLALPYQTERFHTQVLAKDHFSLVHHKDYSPAKGVEDFNLLPDASVFLLEREHCMTGHALSACHLNRSSCINPFEAASLHTLLSMVEHQLGVTFLPQMAINAGILENKDMIATPSQGDAYRDIGILWRKTTGRIRDFKLFSQQLEVFLNRQCSLNFTE
- the ppk1 gene encoding polyphosphate kinase 1, with product MNAHIEQSHATEYFAKELSWLSFSERVLQEAKDKNNPIIERMRFLGIFSNNLDEFFRVRVADVKRRILLNKLPDANFEEDEILLAEIQKKVLQLGKKFNQIHQLVLNDLNNHNIHVSRPDELSKFHLNWLKKYFHDHVLQHTSPILLNENKDYSDYINDTMTYLFVEMSDEKSHYAMLEVPTDRVERFINLPPEKTRRHKTIVMLDDVISYFLNDVFSSFFSFKSIEGYAIKLTRDAQYNLDDELEEGLLDKMSKGLKQRIYAEPVRLVYDGAMPEEMLKVMKKRLGVTHHDALIPGGRYRNFRDFIAFPNVGRQYLENKPLPALQSSAFNKHASVFDAITEQDILLYYPYHTFNHVLEYVRQAAFDPKVTQIKVNIYRVASKSRLISSLINAAKNGKLVTVMVELKARFDEQNNIEWAKLLSSAGIKVIFGIPALKVHSKLCVVHRKEKGHIVKYAHIGTGNFHEKTAKIYTDFSLFTKHTGICEESDSVFRFIESSYKPFKFDYLMLSPINARETLLALIDNEIKHVENAKPGKITVKINNLVDKELVDRLYLAGRMGVKIRIIVRGMCSLIPGVAKFSDNIKVISIVDRFLEHPRVMVFGNNGDEKVYISSADWMTRNLDHRVEVGVPILDTKLKQLIIDILELQFKDRTKARIIDSEQKNAYVRRGNRKKIRSQIAIYDHLKKWEHNYNNE